In a single window of the Frondihabitans peucedani genome:
- the rplL gene encoding 50S ribosomal protein L7/L12: MAKLSQDELIEAFKELTLIELSDFVKKFEEVFEVTAAAPVAAAGAAGPAAPAEEVEEKDSFDVVLDSVGDKKIQVIKEVRALTSLGLGEAKAVVDGAPSTVLEGANKETAEKAKAQLEAAGASVTLK, translated from the coding sequence ATGGCAAAGCTCAGCCAGGACGAACTGATCGAGGCTTTCAAGGAGCTCACGCTCATCGAGCTCAGCGACTTCGTCAAGAAGTTCGAAGAGGTCTTCGAGGTCACCGCTGCTGCCCCCGTCGCCGCTGCCGGTGCCGCTGGCCCCGCCGCCCCCGCCGAAGAGGTCGAGGAGAAGGACTCCTTCGACGTCGTCCTCGACTCGGTCGGCGACAAGAAGATCCAGGTCATCAAGGAGGTCCGCGCGCTCACGAGCCTCGGCCTCGGCGAGGCCAAGGCCGTCGTCGACGGTGCGCCCAGCACCGTCCTCGAGGGCGCCAACAAGGAGACCGCCGAGAAGGCCAAGGCTCAGCTCGAGGCCGCCGGCGCTTCGGTGACCCTCAAGTAA
- the rplJ gene encoding 50S ribosomal protein L10, whose amino-acid sequence MANKEASVAELTDSFRDSTAVLLTEYRGLTVAQLKQLRTGIKEHATYAVVKNTLTKIAANNAGISSFDAELVGPSAIAFVHGDPVAVAKSLRDFAKANPQLVVKGGYFDGNPLTATEVNQLADLESREVLLGKLAGAFKASLFGAAYLFQAPLSKTVRTVEALREKQESAA is encoded by the coding sequence ATGGCGAACAAGGAAGCTTCGGTCGCCGAGCTCACGGACTCGTTCCGCGACTCGACCGCCGTCCTGCTCACCGAGTACCGCGGGCTCACCGTTGCTCAGCTCAAGCAGCTGCGCACCGGTATCAAGGAGCACGCCACCTACGCCGTCGTGAAGAACACGCTCACCAAGATCGCGGCGAACAACGCCGGCATCAGCTCCTTCGATGCCGAGCTCGTTGGACCGTCCGCGATCGCTTTCGTCCACGGAGACCCTGTCGCCGTTGCCAAGAGCCTGCGTGACTTCGCCAAGGCGAACCCTCAGCTCGTGGTGAAGGGCGGTTACTTCGACGGTAACCCCCTGACCGCGACCGAGGTCAACCAGCTCGCCGATCTCGAGTCGCGGGAGGTGCTGCTGGGCAAGCTGGCCGGCGCCTTCAAGGCCTCGCTGTTCGGTGCGGCCTACCTCTTCCAGGCGCCGCTGTCGAAGACCGTCCGCACGGTCGAGGCACTCCGCGAGAAGCAGGAATCCGCAGCGTAG
- a CDS encoding HAMP domain-containing sensor histidine kinase produces MSQLHPAAAVRGWAATWRGPLTLRRRLILSIVAISALLAVLIGAISVLVLQNVLATQLDSQVRSSLNRATAQLGIPSAAMGVGDDGGRGQIPGTIEAVSNGTSQVQIRVGESGRPTSISSSVGDRLLALSPSGTDGKSSEVDLGGSLGVFQGKSTTFTGPTASGQNVTITVAVALPRDSVTGPVSKLIASIAIIAAAGIAVSIFFALLTVRYALGPLQRMADTASRVAEMPLDRGEVALDARVPDEDTDTRTEVGRVGAAMNRMLGHVSQALAARQQSENKVRQFVADASHELRTPLASVRGYAELTRRMGKDLPEDVVYAMGRIESESVRMTSLVEELLLLARLDEGTDLIKKEVDLTRIVLDAVHDTGVQDSGHQFEVSVPEEPITLLGDPMRLHQVVANLLGNTRTHTPDGTEVWVTLERDDDAHEAVVTVSDNGPGIDPAVMPVLFERFARADSSRSRKAGSTGLGLAIVQAVVHSHGGTVTASNGDPGAVFTVRLPLERAPQGAPVPLPAPEPVRS; encoded by the coding sequence ATGAGCCAGCTCCACCCGGCCGCGGCGGTCCGCGGGTGGGCGGCGACCTGGCGTGGGCCGCTGACTCTGCGTCGGCGCCTCATCCTGTCGATCGTCGCCATCTCCGCGCTGCTCGCCGTCCTGATCGGGGCGATCAGCGTGCTGGTCCTGCAGAACGTGCTCGCTACCCAGCTCGACTCCCAGGTCAGGTCGTCCCTGAACCGCGCGACGGCGCAACTCGGCATCCCGTCGGCAGCCATGGGCGTCGGCGACGACGGAGGCCGGGGCCAGATCCCCGGGACCATCGAAGCGGTCTCCAACGGCACCAGCCAGGTGCAGATCCGAGTCGGCGAGTCCGGTCGGCCGACCAGCATCTCGTCGTCCGTCGGCGACCGACTTCTCGCACTCTCACCGTCTGGAACCGACGGCAAGTCGTCCGAAGTCGACCTCGGAGGCTCCCTCGGCGTCTTCCAGGGCAAGTCGACCACGTTCACCGGACCGACCGCATCCGGGCAGAACGTCACGATCACCGTCGCCGTGGCCCTCCCGCGCGACAGCGTGACGGGCCCGGTCTCGAAGCTCATCGCGAGCATCGCCATCATCGCGGCCGCTGGCATCGCCGTCTCGATCTTCTTCGCGCTCCTCACCGTCCGCTACGCCCTCGGGCCGCTGCAGCGGATGGCCGACACCGCCTCCCGCGTCGCCGAGATGCCGCTGGACCGCGGCGAGGTGGCCCTCGACGCCCGTGTCCCCGACGAGGACACCGACACCCGCACCGAGGTGGGCCGCGTCGGTGCCGCCATGAACAGGATGCTCGGCCACGTCTCGCAGGCCCTCGCCGCCCGGCAGCAGTCCGAGAACAAGGTGCGGCAGTTCGTCGCCGACGCCTCCCACGAGCTGCGCACCCCGCTCGCGTCGGTCCGCGGCTACGCCGAGCTGACCCGCCGCATGGGCAAGGACCTCCCCGAGGACGTCGTCTACGCCATGGGCAGGATCGAGTCGGAGTCGGTCCGCATGACCTCCCTCGTCGAGGAGCTCCTCCTGCTGGCGCGGCTCGACGAGGGTACCGACCTCATCAAAAAAGAGGTCGACCTGACCAGGATCGTGCTCGACGCCGTCCACGACACCGGTGTCCAGGACTCGGGCCACCAGTTCGAGGTGTCCGTGCCGGAGGAGCCGATCACGCTGCTCGGCGACCCGATGCGCCTCCACCAGGTGGTCGCGAATCTCCTCGGAAACACGCGGACGCACACCCCCGACGGCACCGAGGTCTGGGTCACGCTGGAGCGGGACGACGACGCGCACGAGGCGGTGGTGACCGTGTCCGACAACGGTCCCGGCATCGATCCTGCTGTCATGCCGGTGCTCTTCGAGCGGTTCGCGCGGGCCGACAGCTCGCGGTCGCGGAAGGCAGGATCGACGGGGCTCGGCCTCGCGATCGTCCAGGCGGTCGTGCACTCCCACGGTGGCACCGTGACCGCGTCGAACGGCGACCCGGGCGCGGTCTTCACCGTGCGGCTGCCGCTCGAGCGTGCGCCGCAGGGCGCTCCCGTCCCGCTGCCGGCGCCGGAGCCCGTCCGCTCCTGA
- a CDS encoding response regulator transcription factor: MTTSAPITAPAAPRLTRADGSPLRVLVVDDENSLTDLLSMALRYEGWDVKAAPDGQTALSLARDFKPDAIVLDVMLPDIDGLQVLGRLRSGGDDTPILFLTAKDAVEDRVTGLTAGGDDYVTKPFSLEEVVARLRGLIRRSAAMVSEGGDSRITVGDLVLDEESYEVNRAGREIELTATEFELLRFLMRNPRRVLSKAQILDRVWSYDFGGKSSVVEIYISYLRKKIDAGEEPMIHTVRGVGYVIKPVA, translated from the coding sequence GTGACCACTTCAGCCCCCATCACCGCTCCCGCCGCCCCGCGGCTCACCCGTGCCGACGGCTCGCCCCTGAGGGTGCTGGTCGTCGACGACGAGAACAGCCTCACCGACCTGCTCTCCATGGCGCTCCGCTACGAGGGCTGGGACGTCAAGGCGGCCCCGGACGGGCAGACGGCCCTCAGCCTCGCCCGCGACTTCAAGCCCGACGCGATCGTGCTCGACGTCATGCTCCCCGACATCGACGGCCTGCAGGTGCTCGGCCGACTGCGCTCGGGCGGCGACGACACGCCGATCCTGTTCCTCACCGCGAAGGACGCTGTCGAAGACCGGGTCACCGGCCTCACCGCGGGCGGCGACGACTACGTCACGAAGCCGTTCAGCCTCGAGGAGGTCGTCGCGAGGCTCCGCGGCCTCATCCGGCGCTCGGCCGCGATGGTGTCCGAGGGCGGCGACTCGCGCATCACCGTCGGCGACCTGGTGCTCGACGAGGAGAGCTACGAGGTCAACCGCGCCGGCCGCGAGATCGAGCTGACCGCGACCGAGTTCGAGCTTCTTCGCTTCCTGATGCGGAACCCCCGCCGCGTCCTGTCGAAGGCGCAGATCCTCGACCGCGTCTGGAGCTACGACTTCGGCGGCAAGTCCAGCGTCGTCGAGATCTACATCTCCTACCTCCGCAAGAAGATCGACGCCGGCGAGGAGCCCATGATCCACACCGTCCGCGGCGTGGGATACGTGATCAAGCCCGTCGCATGA
- a CDS encoding ABC transporter permease, with the protein MFWTYLFRELSNRRKQTAIIATGMALAIALVIIVNSVAGGVKAAQATVLESVYGVGTDVTISQAETASSTGRPTFTFGSGGGTTNGNSTTLSQSRLTAARGKATFDASELTTVQKTDGVKAAAATLSLQLIDFSGSTSRTQTQSGTGTGTGTAPGAGSGEAGTPGQGGGFGGGSFSFDQTTVEGVSVTSDAVGPLTSVELTSGRTFAASDAGKDVLVVDKTYAASNSLKAGSTKKIGSTTFTVIGIVESTSSSSSTASDFYMPLDTAQKAADLSGKISTVYVTADSSSDVGTVKAALEKALPKATVSTEADLASSVSGSLSTASSLVSNLGTWLSVIVLAAAFLIAILFTVSGVTRRTREFGTLKAIGWSNGRIVRQVAGESFVQGLLGGVAGVVVGLIGVVVINVIAPTLSGGATTSAGGFGGGAAPGGAGGGTGTGTGTGTEGGAGTAGRFGAQVASTATEVSLHAPIAVTIIVVAVALALVGGLLAGAIGGWRASRLRPAEALRSVA; encoded by the coding sequence ATGTTCTGGACCTATCTGTTCCGGGAGCTGAGCAATCGGCGAAAGCAGACGGCGATCATCGCCACCGGCATGGCTCTCGCCATCGCCCTCGTGATCATCGTCAACTCGGTCGCCGGCGGTGTGAAGGCCGCCCAGGCCACGGTCCTCGAGTCGGTCTACGGCGTCGGCACGGACGTGACGATCAGCCAGGCCGAGACCGCCTCCTCCACCGGCCGGCCCACCTTCACCTTCGGCTCGGGCGGCGGCACGACGAACGGCAACAGCACGACGCTCTCGCAGTCGCGGCTGACCGCGGCCCGCGGCAAGGCGACGTTCGACGCCTCGGAGCTCACCACCGTCCAGAAGACCGACGGGGTGAAGGCCGCCGCGGCGACGCTCTCGCTGCAGCTCATCGACTTCTCCGGCTCGACGTCCCGCACGCAGACGCAGTCCGGCACTGGCACCGGCACCGGCACCGCTCCGGGCGCAGGATCGGGCGAGGCCGGGACCCCCGGACAGGGCGGCGGCTTCGGCGGCGGCTCGTTCAGCTTCGACCAGACGACCGTCGAGGGCGTCAGTGTGACGTCCGACGCCGTCGGGCCCCTGACGAGCGTCGAGCTCACGTCCGGTCGCACCTTCGCCGCCTCCGACGCCGGGAAGGACGTCCTGGTCGTCGACAAGACCTACGCCGCCTCGAACAGCCTCAAGGCGGGCAGCACGAAGAAGATCGGCAGCACGACCTTCACCGTCATCGGCATCGTCGAGTCGACCTCGTCGTCGTCGAGCACCGCCTCCGACTTCTACATGCCCCTCGACACGGCGCAGAAGGCGGCCGACCTGTCCGGGAAGATCAGCACGGTCTACGTGACGGCCGACTCGTCGAGCGACGTCGGGACCGTCAAGGCCGCCCTCGAGAAGGCGCTCCCGAAGGCCACCGTCTCGACCGAGGCCGACCTCGCGTCCAGCGTGTCCGGCTCGCTGTCGACGGCGTCGAGCCTGGTGTCGAACCTCGGGACGTGGCTGTCGGTGATCGTTCTCGCGGCGGCGTTCCTGATCGCGATCCTGTTCACCGTCTCGGGCGTCACCCGACGGACCCGCGAGTTCGGCACCCTCAAGGCCATCGGCTGGTCGAACGGCAGGATCGTGCGACAGGTCGCGGGCGAGTCGTTCGTCCAGGGGCTCCTGGGCGGGGTCGCCGGAGTGGTCGTCGGCCTGATCGGAGTCGTCGTGATCAACGTGATCGCGCCCACGCTGTCGGGCGGCGCGACCACGTCGGCCGGCGGCTTCGGCGGCGGCGCTGCACCGGGCGGAGCGGGCGGCGGCACGGGCACAGGCACCGGGACCGGCACCGAGGGCGGGGCCGGCACAGCCGGCCGCTTCGGGGCGCAGGTCGCCTCCACGGCGACCGAGGTGAGCCTCCATGCTCCGATCGCGGTGACGATCATCGTCGTCGCGGTCGCCCTCGCCCTCGTCGGCGGGCTGCTCGCCGGCGCCATCGGCGGCTGGCGCGCCTCGCGCCTCCGCCCCGCCGAAGCGCTCCGCAGCGTGGCCTGA
- a CDS encoding ABC transporter ATP-binding protein gives MYTLTDVTKTYVQKKRTVTALSRVTLEIPTGQMVAIQGPTGGGKSTLLQMLGALDKPSAGSVVLGDDKVSGLADSKLAAIRANRIGFVFQGFNLIPTLTALENVETAFARSDVSRDEQKKRSSDALESVGLGERGDHLPAELSGGQQQRVAIARALVKEPQVLLADEPTGSLDESTRDEIMELLEGQWRDRGLTFILVTHDSSVARRAERRLYLKGGVVTEA, from the coding sequence ATGTACACCCTCACAGACGTCACCAAGACGTACGTCCAGAAGAAGCGCACCGTCACCGCCCTGAGCCGGGTGACCCTCGAGATCCCGACCGGGCAGATGGTCGCGATCCAGGGCCCGACCGGCGGAGGCAAGTCGACACTCCTGCAGATGCTCGGCGCCCTCGACAAGCCGTCCGCCGGCAGCGTCGTGCTCGGCGACGATAAGGTCTCGGGACTCGCCGACTCGAAGCTCGCGGCCATCCGCGCGAACAGGATCGGCTTCGTCTTCCAGGGCTTCAACCTGATCCCGACCCTCACGGCGCTCGAGAACGTCGAGACGGCCTTCGCCCGCTCCGACGTGTCGCGCGACGAGCAGAAGAAGCGGTCGTCCGACGCGCTCGAGTCGGTCGGCCTCGGCGAGCGCGGCGACCACCTGCCTGCCGAGCTCTCGGGCGGTCAGCAGCAGCGCGTCGCGATCGCCCGGGCCCTGGTCAAGGAGCCGCAGGTGCTCCTCGCCGACGAGCCCACGGGGAGCCTCGACGAGTCGACCCGCGACGAGATCATGGAGCTCCTCGAGGGCCAGTGGCGCGACCGCGGCCTCACGTTCATCCTGGTCACGCACGACTCGTCGGTCGCGCGCCGCGCGGAGCGGCGCCTCTACCTCAAGGGCGGCGTCGTCACGGAGGCGTAG
- a CDS encoding biopolymer transporter Tol gives MPRTLLPGQSSRVLIVDPASGESRCVFESDSVLVEAPNWTADGVSLVLNADGLLWRLPVDGHDLAEIPMPGVPEINNDHVLTPDGLAVVVSAKDGHLYEVPLDERTPRRITRDHPVGRGYKNYLHGVSPDGSTLSVIVGHRPRPSDPESAWQTDVALVDLATGEASFVTSDASADDGAEFTPDGRWLWFNTERFTSEPGHAQLARVRVDGSDLSRVVESVSVDWFPHPAPDGRSVAYLSYEAGTLGHPENRDVVLRILPLDEAGDPEPHGVRDLLRLFGGQGTLNVNGWAPDSTRFACVEYPVAD, from the coding sequence ATGCCGCGGACCCTGCTGCCCGGGCAGTCGTCTCGCGTGCTGATCGTCGACCCGGCGTCGGGTGAGAGCCGCTGCGTGTTCGAGAGCGACTCCGTGCTCGTCGAGGCGCCGAACTGGACCGCCGACGGCGTCTCCCTCGTGCTGAACGCCGACGGCCTGCTCTGGCGCCTGCCGGTCGACGGCCACGACCTCGCCGAGATCCCGATGCCCGGCGTCCCCGAGATCAACAACGACCACGTGCTGACCCCCGACGGGCTCGCCGTCGTCGTCAGCGCGAAGGACGGCCACCTCTACGAGGTCCCCCTCGACGAGCGCACGCCGCGCAGGATCACGCGCGACCACCCCGTCGGCCGCGGCTACAAGAACTACCTCCACGGCGTCTCGCCCGACGGCAGCACGCTGAGCGTCATCGTCGGCCACCGGCCCCGGCCGTCCGATCCCGAGTCCGCCTGGCAGACGGACGTCGCGCTCGTCGACCTCGCGACCGGCGAGGCCTCCTTCGTCACGAGCGACGCGTCCGCCGACGACGGGGCCGAGTTCACCCCCGACGGCCGGTGGCTCTGGTTCAACACCGAGCGCTTCACCAGCGAGCCGGGCCACGCGCAGCTGGCACGCGTCCGGGTCGACGGTTCCGACCTCTCGCGCGTCGTCGAGAGCGTCAGCGTCGACTGGTTCCCGCACCCGGCCCCCGACGGGCGGTCGGTCGCCTACCTCTCCTACGAGGCGGGCACGCTGGGGCACCCGGAGAACCGCGACGTGGTGCTCCGGATCCTGCCCCTCGACGAGGCCGGCGATCCCGAGCCCCACGGCGTCCGCGACCTCCTCCGCCTGTTCGGCGGGCAGGGCACGCTGAACGTCAACGGCTGGGCACCCGACAGCACGCGGTTCGCGTGCGTCGAATACCCGGTCGCCGACTGA
- a CDS encoding LacI family DNA-binding transcriptional regulator, which yields MTTVSEESRTQGADTRAKLADVAERAGVSISTVSKVLNGRAGVSVDTRERVTGILHDEQYNRRGGAQPPSLLLELVCHALDSPWMVEVVVGVERVARENGMSLVVTGMKDRRPGEGWIEGVLQRRPTGVIFVITDIPKANQHQLRSHGIPFVIVDPEGDPAQDVPAIGSANWMGGFLATRHLIELGHTRIATLGGPVHFLAATARLSGYRAALAGAGLTEPHGYSPRGEFSHEAGAAAARVLLMRDDPPTALFAASDMQALGAYEAARELGLRVPDDVSVVGYDDLQVAQWAGPPLTTVRQPLTEMAEEATRLVLRLRAEPQLKSTRLELATSLVVRHSTAAPTAGRA from the coding sequence ATGACGACCGTGTCGGAGGAGTCGAGAACGCAGGGCGCCGACACGCGCGCCAAGCTGGCCGACGTCGCCGAGCGGGCCGGGGTGTCGATCTCGACCGTGTCGAAGGTGCTCAACGGGCGCGCCGGGGTGTCCGTCGACACCCGGGAGCGCGTGACCGGGATCCTGCACGACGAGCAGTACAACAGGAGGGGCGGCGCGCAGCCGCCGTCCCTCCTGTTGGAGCTCGTCTGCCACGCGCTCGACAGCCCCTGGATGGTCGAGGTCGTCGTCGGCGTCGAGCGGGTCGCCCGCGAGAACGGCATGAGTCTCGTCGTCACCGGCATGAAAGACCGGAGGCCGGGGGAGGGCTGGATCGAGGGCGTGCTGCAGCGCCGCCCGACCGGCGTGATCTTCGTCATCACCGACATCCCCAAGGCCAACCAGCACCAGTTGCGGAGCCACGGAATCCCGTTCGTGATCGTCGACCCCGAGGGGGATCCTGCGCAGGATGTCCCCGCCATCGGCTCGGCGAACTGGATGGGCGGCTTCCTGGCCACCAGGCACCTCATCGAGCTGGGTCACACCAGGATCGCGACGCTCGGCGGGCCGGTGCACTTCCTCGCCGCCACCGCCCGGCTCTCCGGCTACCGCGCCGCTCTCGCCGGCGCCGGCCTCACGGAGCCGCACGGCTACTCGCCCCGGGGCGAGTTCAGCCACGAGGCGGGCGCCGCTGCCGCGCGCGTCCTGCTGATGCGCGACGACCCGCCGACCGCCCTCTTCGCCGCCAGCGACATGCAGGCTCTCGGTGCGTACGAGGCCGCCCGGGAGCTCGGACTCCGCGTGCCGGACGACGTCTCCGTGGTCGGATACGACGACCTCCAGGTCGCCCAGTGGGCGGGCCCGCCGCTCACCACCGTCCGGCAGCCCCTGACCGAGATGGCCGAGGAGGCGACGCGGCTGGTGCTCCGCCTCCGGGCCGAGCCGCAGCTGAAGTCGACCCGCCTGGAGCTCGCCACCAGCCTCGTCGTCCGCCACAGCACCGCCGCGCCGACCGCGGGACGCGCCTGA
- a CDS encoding Gfo/Idh/MocA family oxidoreductase, with protein sequence MGVPLKVGVIGVGKISEQYFASFPQLPNLDLVAVADIDAARTKQVADEQGVRALTVDELLADPEIDAVVNLTIPAAHVEVGTKALNAGKHVFAEKPLGLNPTEALPMLELADEKGLRVGSAPDTVLGTGVQTARQVLDSGAIGEPVAAQVHWSAPGHERWHPSPLFYYQPGGGPLLDMAPYYLTSLITLFGPITRVSGLATRSDRERTVETGPLAGTAIPVDVDTHVSALLEHASGVTSTLTVSFEIWATKSPLFEVYGTKGTLEVPDPNRFSDPVSLSTSDAPDFVEVPVSAGYADAGRGYGLADMARAIETDRPHRASGRLAFHVLEAMDAILRSSDEKRVIELESTVERPEPVPFEARPETW encoded by the coding sequence GTGGGCGTCCCGTTGAAAGTCGGCGTCATCGGCGTCGGCAAGATCTCCGAGCAGTACTTCGCCAGCTTCCCCCAGCTCCCGAACCTCGACCTGGTGGCGGTCGCCGACATCGACGCCGCCAGGACGAAGCAGGTCGCCGACGAGCAGGGCGTCCGAGCACTCACGGTCGACGAGCTGCTCGCCGATCCTGAGATCGACGCGGTCGTCAACCTGACGATCCCCGCCGCCCACGTGGAGGTCGGCACGAAGGCGCTCAACGCCGGAAAGCACGTCTTCGCCGAGAAGCCGCTCGGGCTCAACCCGACCGAGGCGCTGCCCATGCTCGAGCTCGCCGACGAGAAGGGCCTCCGCGTCGGGAGCGCACCCGACACGGTGCTCGGCACCGGCGTGCAGACCGCCCGCCAGGTGCTCGACTCGGGCGCCATCGGCGAGCCCGTCGCGGCTCAGGTGCACTGGTCGGCTCCCGGACACGAGCGCTGGCACCCGTCGCCGCTGTTCTACTACCAGCCTGGCGGCGGCCCCCTGCTCGACATGGCGCCGTACTACCTGACCAGCCTCATCACTCTGTTCGGTCCGATTACGCGCGTCTCGGGTCTCGCGACCCGCTCCGACCGCGAGCGCACCGTCGAGACCGGCCCTCTGGCCGGCACGGCGATCCCCGTCGACGTCGACACGCACGTCAGCGCGCTCCTCGAGCACGCCTCGGGAGTCACCTCGACCCTCACGGTGAGCTTCGAGATCTGGGCCACGAAGTCGCCGCTGTTCGAGGTCTACGGCACGAAGGGCACGCTCGAGGTCCCCGACCCCAACCGGTTCTCCGACCCGGTCTCGCTGTCGACGAGCGACGCTCCCGACTTCGTCGAGGTGCCGGTCTCGGCCGGCTACGCGGACGCCGGGCGCGGCTACGGCCTCGCCGACATGGCGCGGGCCATCGAGACGGACCGTCCGCACCGGGCGTCCGGCCGACTGGCCTTCCACGTGCTCGAGGCGATGGACGCGATCCTGCGCTCCAGCGACGAGAAGCGCGTCATCGAGCTCGAGAGCACCGTCGAGCGTCCGGAACCCGTGCCCTTCGAGGCCCGACCCGAGACCTGGTAG
- a CDS encoding ThuA domain-containing protein yields the protein MTATSDTPTRRALVVRGGWDGHQPVEATELFVPFLRENGFEVRIEESPAVYADAAYLDTVDLIVQSVTMSTIEKEEFEGLRRAVENGTGLAGWHGGIADSFRNNSDYLHMIGGQFATHPGKAPEERTGEQSDNYVPYTVNMTAAAADHPITQGIGDFELTTEQYWVLHDDYNDVLATTTQKVRPWDQWNREVTSPAIWTRQWAKGRIFVSTPGHHVDILEDGNVRTIIERGLLWASR from the coding sequence ATGACTGCTACTTCAGACACCCCCACGCGACGCGCACTCGTGGTCCGAGGAGGCTGGGACGGCCACCAGCCCGTCGAAGCCACCGAGCTCTTCGTGCCCTTCCTCCGGGAGAACGGCTTCGAGGTCAGGATCGAGGAGTCGCCCGCCGTGTACGCCGACGCCGCCTACCTCGACACCGTCGACCTCATCGTCCAGTCGGTCACCATGTCGACCATCGAGAAGGAGGAGTTCGAAGGTCTCCGGAGGGCTGTCGAGAACGGCACCGGCCTCGCGGGCTGGCACGGCGGGATCGCCGACTCGTTCCGCAACAACTCCGACTACCTCCACATGATCGGCGGCCAGTTCGCGACCCACCCCGGCAAGGCCCCCGAGGAGCGCACCGGCGAGCAGTCGGACAACTACGTCCCGTACACGGTGAACATGACGGCGGCGGCGGCCGACCACCCGATCACGCAGGGCATCGGCGACTTCGAGCTCACGACCGAGCAGTACTGGGTGCTCCACGACGATTACAACGATGTGCTGGCGACCACGACGCAGAAGGTGCGCCCGTGGGACCAGTGGAACCGCGAGGTCACCTCGCCGGCGATCTGGACCCGCCAGTGGGCGAAGGGGCGGATCTTCGTCTCGACCCCCGGCCACCACGTCGACATCCTCGAGGACGGCAACGTCCGCACCATCATCGAAAGGGGTCTCCTGTGGGCGTCCCGTTGA
- a CDS encoding carbohydrate ABC transporter permease: MSTISVRRARVKDQAAGSVTVPRRRSQAEQGKRGGWWRFTLILLVTAVVLIPIVAVVGLSFTPGLGSTVKGNFTLENYSNIFSQTGVVSWLTNSLIVTVVTVLVAVVVAAPAGYVLSRARNKLVSGYSLVLFVVQSLPVVSAVIPLFILFSKFGLVDSLAGVTIIYVGSTMSVAIWMMAAYYDSIPIALEEAAWMDGASLLGSFTRIVLRNSLPGILSTAIFSFLLAWNDYLVALVFLRSDGNKTLPVGLETFFQQNATNWGLVMAVAVVMMLPPIILFAFLNRYFSVGGIGGSLAGR; encoded by the coding sequence ATGAGCACTATCAGCGTCCGGCGCGCTCGCGTCAAAGACCAGGCCGCGGGAAGCGTCACCGTCCCGAGGCGCCGCTCCCAGGCCGAACAGGGCAAGCGCGGCGGGTGGTGGAGGTTCACCCTCATCCTGCTCGTCACCGCGGTCGTCCTCATCCCGATCGTCGCGGTCGTGGGGCTGTCCTTCACGCCGGGCCTCGGCTCGACGGTCAAGGGCAACTTCACGCTCGAGAACTACTCCAACATCTTCAGCCAGACCGGCGTGGTCAGCTGGCTGACGAACAGCCTCATCGTCACGGTCGTCACCGTGCTGGTGGCGGTCGTCGTCGCAGCCCCCGCCGGGTACGTCCTGAGCCGGGCCCGCAACAAGCTCGTCTCGGGCTACTCGCTCGTGCTGTTCGTCGTGCAGTCGCTCCCGGTGGTGTCGGCGGTCATCCCGCTGTTCATCCTGTTCTCGAAGTTCGGCCTCGTGGACAGCCTCGCCGGCGTCACGATCATCTATGTCGGATCGACGATGTCGGTCGCGATCTGGATGATGGCGGCGTACTACGACTCGATCCCGATCGCGCTCGAGGAGGCGGCCTGGATGGACGGCGCCTCGCTGCTCGGCTCGTTCACCCGGATCGTGCTCCGCAACTCGCTCCCCGGCATCCTGTCGACCGCGATCTTCTCGTTCCTGCTCGCCTGGAACGACTACCTCGTCGCGCTGGTCTTCCTGCGCTCCGACGGCAACAAGACGCTCCCGGTCGGTCTCGAGACGTTCTTCCAGCAGAACGCGACGAACTGGGGTCTCGTCATGGCGGTCGCCGTCGTGATGATGCTGCCCCCGATCATCCTGTTCGCGTTCCTCAACCGGTACTTCTCCGTCGGCGGCATCGGCGGTTCGCTCGCCGGACGCTGA